The following DNA comes from Candidatus Eisenbacteria bacterium.
TTCCGCTGCCCGGTCGGACGCACCAGCACGTCATGGACCTCGACGTGCGCCGGCTGCGAGAGGATCCACACGATCGCCCGCGCGACGTCGCCCGCCTCGAGCTGCTTCGTGTCGCGCGGCTGCGGCGTCGCGCCGGGGCCGACGAAGACGCCCGTGAACTCGGTGTCGACGTAGCCGGGCGAGACGCACGAGACGCGGATCGGGCTCTTCTTGGCGCGCAGCTCCTGTCGCAGACCCTCGGTGATCGCGCGCACGGCGAACTTCGTCGCCGCGTACACGGCCGAGTCGGGACCGGGAACGCGGTGACCCGCCATCGACGACACGTGGACGACGTGCCCGGCGACGCCGCGGCGCTCCATGTCCTGGATCGCCTCGCGGGTCGCGATGAGGAGACCCAGCACGTTCGTCTCGAGCATCTCGCGCCATGGCTCGCTCGGGGTCGCGGCGGCGATCGGCGCCCTGCGACCGAGGCCGGCGTTGTTCACGAGCGCGTCGACGCCGCCGAAACGCTCGCGCGCCGTCGCGACCAGGCGCACGACGTCCGCCTCGACGCGCATGTCCGTGCGGGCGACGGCGACCTGCGGCCCGATCTCGCGCGCGAGCGATTCGAGCCGATCGAGCCGCCGCGCGCCCATCGTCACGCGCGCGCCGGCCGCCGCCAGCGCCCGGACCACGGCGGCGCCGATGCCGCTCGAGGCCCCGGTCACGACCACGCTCCTGCCGTCGAGTGCACCTGCCATCCGCTCCGGTTACGTCCCCTTGACGTTGGCGGTCAAATGCGGTGACTTTCGCGGATGCCCATCGATCTGTCGTACATCGGCAAGAAGCTCGGCGGCGTGACGCAGAGCTGGGACCAGAAGGACGTCATGCTCTACGGGCTCGGCGTCGGCTGCGGGCGCGAAGAGCTCCAGTTCGTCTACGAGCGCGAGCTGAAGGTGCTCCCCACCTTCGCCGTCGTTCCCGCGTTCCCCGCCATGCTGAACCTCGGCGGCGCCATGCAGGTGAACCCGGCGATGGTGCTGCACGGCGAGCAGTCGATCGAGCTCACCGGGCCCATCCCGACCGAGGCCACCGTCACGACGACGCCGACCATCAAGGCCGTCTACGACAAGGTGAAGGGCGCGGTCGTGGTCGTCGCGACGGAATCCGTCGACGAGAAGGGCAAGGTGCTCTTCCGCGGGCAGTCCTCCATCTTCGTGCGCGGTGAGGGCGGCTTCGGCGGCGACCGCGGGCCGTCGGGCGCGCGCAACGTGCCGCCCGACCGCAAGCCCGACAAGTCGATCTCCTACAAGACGCTGCCGCAGCAGGCCCTCATCTACCGCCTGTCGGGCGACATGAACCCCCTCCACGCCGATCCCGACTTCGCGAAGATGGGCGGGTTCGACACGCCGATCCTGCATGGTCTCTGCACGTTCGGCCACGCGGGCCGCGCGGTACTGGCCGCCTACTGCGACAACGATCCGGCGCGCATGAAGACCTTCGAGGTGCGCTTCTCGGGCGTCGTCTTCCCCGGCGAGACGATCACCACCGACATGTGGGAGGTCGAGAAGGGGAAGATCGTCTTCACGGCCAGGACCGAGCGCGGCGAGTCGCTCTCGAGCGCGGCTGCCACCATCACCTGAGCGATGAATCCGCCCGCGGGACGCATCCAGGTCGGCGATCGCGTGACGGTGCCCGGCGGCCGCACGGGACGCGTGACGAAGGAGCGGCTCTTGGTGTCGAACGGATCGTGGTTCTGCACCGTCGAGCTCGACGGCGGCGGTACGGTCGAGGTGCTCGACTACGAGCTGAAGAAGAGCGCCGCCTGAAGGCCGCCGGCATGTCGTTCACGCAGATCCTCTACGACGTGGCGGACGGCGTCTGCACGATCACGCTCAACCGGCCGGAGAAGCTGAACGCCTTCACGGTCACGATGATGTACGAGCTGATCGAGGCGTTCGATCGCACCGACGCCGATGACGCCGTGCGCGCCGTCATCGTGACCGGCGCCGGCCGCGCCTTCTGCGCCGGCGCCGACGTGTCGGGCGGAAGCCAGACCT
Coding sequences within:
- a CDS encoding SDR family NAD(P)-dependent oxidoreductase encodes the protein MAGALDGRSVVVTGASSGIGAAVVRALAAAGARVTMGARRLDRLESLAREIGPQVAVARTDMRVEADVVRLVATARERFGGVDALVNNAGLGRRAPIAAATPSEPWREMLETNVLGLLIATREAIQDMERRGVAGHVVHVSSMAGHRVPGPDSAVYAATKFAVRAITEGLRQELRAKKSPIRVSCVSPGYVDTEFTGVFVGPGATPQPRDTKQLEAGDVARAIVWILSQPAHVEVHDVLVRPTGQRN
- a CDS encoding MaoC/PaaZ C-terminal domain-containing protein, with amino-acid sequence MPIDLSYIGKKLGGVTQSWDQKDVMLYGLGVGCGREELQFVYERELKVLPTFAVVPAFPAMLNLGGAMQVNPAMVLHGEQSIELTGPIPTEATVTTTPTIKAVYDKVKGAVVVVATESVDEKGKVLFRGQSSIFVRGEGGFGGDRGPSGARNVPPDRKPDKSISYKTLPQQALIYRLSGDMNPLHADPDFAKMGGFDTPILHGLCTFGHAGRAVLAAYCDNDPARMKTFEVRFSGVVFPGETITTDMWEVEKGKIVFTARTERGESLSSAAATIT